One region of Natronorubrum aibiense genomic DNA includes:
- the dpsA gene encoding DNA starvation/stationary phase protection protein DpsA: MSTQKTIRQSAGTVEENALRLEKEKAEQIIDALNTDLADAYVLYHQLHKHHWNVEGAEFLEIHVFLQEVYEDVEDAADDLAERLQALGGVPHASMTTLAENATVEPEDEDVYDVRTSLANDLEMMGDVIESYRDHIELADSLGDYATGEMLREQLETIEEHAHHIEHYLEDDTLVLESATK, encoded by the coding sequence ATGAGCACCCAAAAGACCATCCGTCAATCCGCCGGCACCGTCGAAGAGAACGCGCTGCGCCTCGAGAAAGAGAAGGCCGAGCAGATCATCGATGCGCTGAACACGGACCTCGCGGATGCGTACGTCCTCTACCACCAGCTTCACAAACACCACTGGAACGTCGAGGGCGCGGAGTTCCTCGAGATCCACGTGTTCCTCCAGGAGGTCTACGAGGACGTCGAGGACGCCGCGGACGACCTCGCCGAACGACTGCAGGCACTCGGCGGCGTTCCCCACGCCAGCATGACGACGCTCGCCGAGAACGCGACAGTCGAGCCCGAAGACGAGGACGTCTACGACGTTCGAACGTCGCTTGCGAACGACCTCGAGATGATGGGCGACGTCATCGAGAGCTACCGCGACCACATCGAACTCGCCGACAGCCTCGGCGACTACGCCACGGGCGAGATGCTGCGCGAACAACTCGAGACGATCGAAGAACACGCTCACCACATCGAACACTACCTCGAAGACGACACGCTCGTCCTCGAGTCCGCGACGAAGTAG
- a CDS encoding cupin domain-containing protein yields the protein MERVSLSDREPSEAADGVHLALLAGGDAMNVQHFEIKPGAAVDEHSHPHEQTGYIYEGELVFHTDGEEIVCGPGDSYAIPGEEPHAAENRGDVPVRGVDIFSPPREQPNWQSE from the coding sequence ATGGAACGTGTTTCCCTGTCCGACCGTGAACCGTCCGAAGCCGCCGACGGCGTCCACCTGGCGCTGCTGGCCGGCGGCGACGCGATGAACGTCCAGCACTTCGAGATCAAGCCCGGCGCGGCCGTCGACGAACACAGCCATCCCCACGAGCAGACGGGGTACATCTACGAAGGTGAACTCGTCTTCCACACTGACGGCGAGGAGATCGTCTGTGGCCCCGGCGATTCGTATGCGATCCCGGGTGAGGAGCCTCACGCGGCCGAGAATCGCGGCGACGTTCCCGTCCGCGGCGTCGACATCTTCAGTCCGCCGCGAGAGCAGCCGAACTGGCAGTCCGAGTAG
- a CDS encoding amphi-Trp domain-containing protein: MTSDTDEDDRTTIRQGRKFEQEFRLDAAEAGAFLIKLGEQLRENDELTISTDEWELPFAFGEPVGLEVDFDGVGEPELELELELPGRTDEKAPDVE, from the coding sequence ATGACATCTGATACAGACGAAGACGACCGAACGACGATTCGCCAGGGGCGCAAGTTCGAACAGGAGTTTCGCCTCGACGCGGCTGAAGCGGGAGCGTTTCTGATCAAACTGGGCGAACAACTCCGTGAGAACGACGAACTCACCATTTCCACCGACGAGTGGGAGCTTCCGTTCGCCTTCGGCGAGCCCGTGGGACTCGAGGTCGATTTCGACGGCGTCGGCGAGCCGGAACTCGAACTCGAACTCGAGCTACCGGGACGGACGGACGAGAAAGCGCCGGACGTCGAGTGA
- a CDS encoding GNAT family N-acetyltransferase, translating to MAEVHVVDSEREREDAFAVRQTVFVEEQGVDEALEYDEYEDEAIHFVAYDGDEPIGAARLREPEPGLGKVERVAVLESRRESGVGRDLMLAVEDRALEQGLSSLKLHSQTRAAEFYRGLGYDRYGEEFIEADIPHVKMRKSLE from the coding sequence ATGGCCGAGGTACACGTCGTCGACTCCGAGCGAGAACGAGAAGACGCATTCGCGGTTCGACAGACCGTGTTCGTCGAGGAACAGGGCGTCGATGAGGCCCTCGAGTACGACGAGTACGAGGACGAAGCAATCCACTTCGTCGCCTACGACGGCGACGAGCCGATCGGTGCTGCCCGACTTCGAGAACCCGAACCCGGGCTCGGAAAGGTCGAACGCGTGGCGGTACTCGAGTCACGCCGCGAGTCAGGAGTTGGCCGCGACCTGATGCTCGCCGTCGAAGACCGCGCGCTCGAACAGGGACTCTCGTCGCTCAAACTCCACTCACAGACCCGCGCCGCAGAGTTCTACCGCGGGTTGGGGTACGACCGATACGGCGAGGAGTTCATCGAAGCCGACATTCCCCACGTGAAAATGCGGAAATCGCTCGAGTGA
- the icd gene encoding isocitrate dehydrogenase (NADP(+)), with protein MSYDKIEVPEDGEKITLKEGTEDELEVPDNPIIPILYGDGVGSDVGPAAQSVLEAAAEATGREINWMRVYAGESAREKYGENLPDETVEAIKEHRVAIKGPLTTPVGAGFRSLNVGLRKLLDLYANVRPTYHLDGVPSPVKNPEQMDMVTFRENTEDVYAGIEWEAGSDEVEQVKEFVEDEMGATGVIHDGPVGIGVKPITEFGTKRLVREAIDYALENDRDSVTLVHKGNIMKFTEGQFRDWGYEVAEEEYGDEVITEDTLWEERDGEAPEDAVVVNDRIADNMLQQILTRTDEYDVVATMNLNGDYMSDACGAQIGGLGIAPGGNFGEGLMLAEPVHGSAPKYEGQDKVNPTAMILSGRMMLEYMGWNDAADLVRDAVEETISSGKVTYDLERQLEDAEKLATSEFAEEVVDNIEKLA; from the coding sequence ATGAGCTACGACAAGATCGAAGTCCCTGAAGACGGGGAAAAGATCACGCTGAAAGAAGGAACCGAGGACGAACTCGAGGTTCCTGACAACCCGATTATCCCGATTCTCTACGGTGACGGTGTCGGAAGCGACGTCGGTCCCGCCGCACAGAGTGTGCTCGAGGCAGCCGCCGAGGCGACCGGTCGTGAGATCAACTGGATGCGCGTCTACGCCGGCGAATCCGCTCGCGAGAAGTACGGCGAGAACCTGCCAGACGAGACTGTCGAAGCGATCAAGGAACACCGCGTCGCCATCAAAGGTCCGCTGACGACGCCCGTCGGCGCTGGCTTCCGTTCGCTGAACGTCGGCCTGCGCAAGTTGCTCGACCTCTACGCGAACGTTCGCCCTACCTATCACTTAGACGGCGTCCCATCGCCCGTCAAGAACCCAGAGCAGATGGACATGGTCACCTTCCGTGAGAACACGGAAGACGTCTACGCCGGCATCGAGTGGGAAGCCGGCTCCGACGAAGTCGAGCAGGTCAAGGAGTTCGTCGAAGACGAGATGGGCGCAACGGGCGTCATCCACGACGGTCCCGTCGGCATCGGCGTCAAGCCGATCACGGAGTTCGGAACGAAGCGACTCGTCCGCGAGGCAATCGACTACGCCCTCGAGAACGACCGTGACTCCGTGACCCTCGTCCACAAGGGGAACATCATGAAGTTCACCGAGGGTCAGTTCCGCGACTGGGGCTACGAGGTTGCAGAAGAAGAGTACGGCGACGAGGTCATCACCGAGGACACGCTCTGGGAGGAGCGAGACGGCGAAGCGCCGGAAGACGCCGTCGTCGTCAACGACCGCATCGCGGACAACATGCTCCAGCAGATCCTCACCCGAACCGACGAGTACGACGTCGTCGCGACGATGAACCTGAACGGGGACTACATGTCCGACGCCTGTGGTGCCCAGATCGGTGGCCTCGGCATCGCCCCCGGTGGCAACTTCGGTGAGGGCCTGATGCTCGCCGAACCCGTCCACGGCTCCGCACCCAAGTACGAGGGTCAGGACAAGGTCAACCCGACCGCCATGATTCTCTCGGGTCGCATGATGCTCGAGTACATGGGCTGGAACGACGCCGCAGACCTCGTCCGCGACGCCGTCGAGGAGACTATCTCCTCCGGTAAGGTCACCTACGACCTCGAACGCCAGCTCGAGGACGCCGAGAAACTCGCCACCAGCGAGTTCGCCGAGGAAGTCGTCGACAACATCGAAAAGCTCGCGTAA
- a CDS encoding NUDIX domain-containing protein produces MELPDPETLCDREDVECETETRSVTRGELEAARDIETHVTVGIINDGGDVLWIDDGSRDWTLPAAPVSRNETWATAARRIAAAATGVDVDLDAPVRVRRVAFQHDDQRHTTYNVVVRTAPVSGRPVGDEPIVPAGDDSLSGSSDEPTALGTARHERLWLDHVPESESTGVDADVRSVLE; encoded by the coding sequence ATGGAGTTGCCCGACCCGGAAACGCTGTGCGATCGCGAAGACGTCGAGTGTGAAACTGAGACGCGGTCCGTCACGCGAGGTGAACTCGAGGCCGCACGCGACATCGAGACCCACGTGACGGTCGGCATCATCAACGACGGCGGCGACGTGTTGTGGATCGACGACGGCAGCCGGGACTGGACCCTGCCGGCCGCGCCCGTCAGCCGCAACGAAACGTGGGCGACGGCCGCCCGGCGGATCGCCGCGGCGGCAACCGGCGTCGATGTCGACCTCGACGCGCCGGTTCGTGTCCGCCGCGTCGCGTTCCAACACGACGATCAACGGCACACGACGTACAACGTCGTCGTTCGGACTGCCCCGGTCTCCGGACGGCCAGTCGGTGACGAGCCGATCGTCCCCGCAGGCGACGACTCGCTCAGTGGGAGTAGTGACGAACCGACCGCCCTCGGAACGGCGCGTCACGAACGGCTCTGGCTCGATCACGTGCCCGAATCGGAATCAACTGGCGTCGACGCGGACGTTCGGTCGGTACTCGAGTGA
- a CDS encoding DUF5817 domain-containing protein, with protein sequence MYAVVGCSECSNLWIIEGRSETTQCPRCGSRRAYEKRKKFVETDDASHARDVRASMLANRQGEGEAFAKLDSYDALEDEVADGVVDDEEYLEASGLDVDAVKAAGERDPRGSTRSGSKKEIVEAAIEDLDRPTEDEVVDYAESRGVSADYTRDALEKLARRGVVSESRGRYRLL encoded by the coding sequence ATGTACGCTGTCGTCGGCTGTAGCGAGTGTTCAAACCTCTGGATCATCGAGGGTCGCTCGGAGACGACCCAGTGTCCCCGCTGTGGCTCCCGGCGAGCCTACGAGAAACGCAAGAAGTTCGTCGAGACGGACGACGCGAGTCACGCTCGCGACGTACGCGCATCGATGCTCGCGAACCGACAGGGTGAGGGTGAGGCGTTCGCCAAACTGGACTCCTACGACGCCCTCGAGGACGAGGTAGCCGACGGCGTCGTCGACGACGAGGAGTACCTCGAGGCATCCGGCCTCGACGTCGACGCGGTCAAAGCGGCCGGCGAGCGCGATCCCCGGGGATCGACGCGCAGTGGCAGCAAAAAAGAGATCGTCGAGGCCGCGATCGAAGACCTCGATCGACCGACGGAAGACGAGGTCGTCGACTACGCCGAATCACGCGGTGTCTCGGCCGACTACACTCGAGATGCCCTCGAGAAACTCGCCAGACGCGGTGTCGTCAGTGAGAGTCGCGGTCGCTATCGGCTGCTCTAG
- the hmgA gene encoding hydroxymethylglutaryl-CoA reductase (NADPH), which produces MTDPEDLVAQVREGDIRLHELEDHADADTAATARRLFVERETETDLETIGEYTFPAAAAEPNIENMIGAAQIPMGVVGPVDVDGGAADGEHYLPLATTEGALLASVNRGLGVIRSAGGADARVTKNGMTRAPVFRVAGVAEAAETVEWVADNVETLREAAESTTSHGELIDIEPYVVGDSVYLRFAYDTKDAMGMNMATIATGEACEIVEDETPASLVALSGNLCSDKKPAAINAVEGRGRSVTADVLIPGELVEQRLHTTADAIAEANTRKNLTGSAKAGSLGFNAHAANVVAAAFLATGQDEAQVVEAANTITTMDAREREDGTTDLYASVSLASLEVGTVGGGTKLPTQAEALEILGLRGGGEPAGSNADALAEIIAVGALAGELSLLAALASRHLASAHEDLGR; this is translated from the coding sequence ATGACAGACCCCGAGGACCTCGTCGCGCAGGTGCGCGAGGGCGACATTCGGCTTCACGAACTCGAGGACCACGCCGACGCCGACACGGCAGCCACGGCCCGCCGGCTGTTCGTCGAACGCGAGACAGAGACGGATCTCGAGACGATCGGTGAGTACACGTTCCCGGCCGCGGCCGCGGAGCCGAACATCGAGAACATGATCGGCGCGGCCCAGATTCCGATGGGCGTCGTCGGACCCGTCGACGTCGATGGCGGCGCAGCGGACGGCGAACACTACCTGCCACTGGCGACGACAGAGGGCGCGCTGCTGGCGTCGGTCAACCGCGGTCTCGGCGTGATCCGCTCCGCCGGTGGCGCTGACGCTCGGGTGACGAAAAACGGGATGACCCGCGCCCCGGTGTTTCGGGTCGCCGGCGTCGCAGAAGCCGCCGAGACGGTCGAATGGGTCGCCGACAACGTCGAGACGCTGCGCGAGGCTGCCGAGTCGACGACGAGCCACGGCGAACTGATCGACATCGAACCCTACGTCGTCGGCGACTCCGTCTACCTCCGATTCGCCTACGACACCAAAGACGCGATGGGGATGAACATGGCCACCATCGCGACCGGCGAGGCTTGTGAGATCGTCGAGGATGAGACGCCCGCGTCGCTCGTCGCGCTCTCGGGCAACCTCTGTTCGGACAAGAAACCCGCCGCCATCAACGCCGTCGAGGGCCGCGGACGCTCCGTCACGGCCGACGTCCTGATCCCCGGCGAACTCGTCGAGCAGCGACTGCACACGACCGCCGACGCCATCGCCGAAGCGAACACGCGCAAGAACCTCACCGGCAGCGCCAAAGCCGGCAGTCTCGGCTTCAACGCCCACGCGGCGAACGTCGTTGCGGCCGCCTTCCTCGCGACCGGGCAGGACGAAGCGCAGGTCGTCGAAGCCGCGAACACGATCACGACCATGGACGCGCGCGAGCGCGAGGACGGCACCACCGACCTCTACGCCAGCGTCTCGCTCGCCTCCCTCGAGGTCGGCACCGTCGGCGGCGGGACGAAACTGCCGACCCAGGCCGAAGCGCTCGAGATCCTCGGCCTCCGTGGTGGCGGCGAGCCGGCGGGGTCGAACGCCGACGCGCTGGCCGAAATCATCGCCGTCGGCGCGCTCGCGGGCGAACTCTCCTTGCTCGCGGCACTGGCTTCCCGGCATCTGGCCAGCGCACACGAAGACCTCGGCCGCTAA
- a CDS encoding metal-dependent transcriptional regulator: protein MVNHYLLTVYELAETAGEPVSTGRIASSVGRSPAATTEMVQRLETQGLVDHEPYEGVRLTAAGRDRASELFDRYETVCRFFDEVLDIDDHRREAAAVVGTVSPAVVTRLEATLLAPTQSGGSPGADESTQ from the coding sequence ATGGTAAACCATTATTTGCTTACGGTTTACGAGCTGGCCGAGACCGCTGGCGAACCGGTGTCAACCGGCCGGATTGCGTCGTCGGTCGGCCGCTCACCCGCCGCGACGACGGAGATGGTCCAGCGTCTCGAGACGCAAGGGCTCGTCGACCACGAACCGTACGAAGGGGTGCGATTAACGGCTGCAGGCCGGGATCGGGCCAGCGAACTGTTCGACAGGTACGAGACGGTCTGTCGATTTTTCGATGAGGTACTCGATATCGACGACCACCGCCGGGAAGCCGCGGCGGTGGTCGGTACCGTGAGTCCGGCCGTCGTGACGCGGCTCGAAGCGACCCTTCTGGCCCCGACTCAGTCAGGCGGTTCGCCCGGAGCCGACGAGTCGACACAGTAG
- the map gene encoding type II methionyl aminopeptidase — protein sequence MAESEVDLTSEKYEKHREAGDILAQVREETAERVEVGASHLEIAEYAEDRIRELGGQPAFPVNISIDEEAAHATPKIDDDSTFGEEMINLDIGVHVDGWLADTAITVDLSGNPELAEASEQALEAALEIIEPGVSTGDIGAEIEDVINGYGFNPVVNLTGHGLGHWEQHTSPNIPNRAVSQGTTLEVGDVVAIEPFATDGGGKVTEGASEEIFALEREGSVRDRQARNALEQITEEFRTLPFATRWLETDRAEMALRRLKRNNIVHGYPVLKEDDGYLVSQKEHTIIITEDGCEVTTA from the coding sequence ATGGCCGAATCCGAGGTGGATCTGACGTCCGAGAAGTACGAAAAGCACCGCGAAGCGGGAGATATCCTCGCCCAGGTGCGTGAAGAAACCGCCGAACGCGTCGAGGTCGGCGCAAGCCACCTCGAGATCGCCGAATACGCCGAAGATCGCATCCGAGAACTCGGCGGACAGCCTGCCTTCCCGGTCAACATCTCGATCGACGAGGAAGCGGCCCACGCGACGCCGAAGATCGACGACGACTCGACGTTCGGCGAGGAGATGATTAACCTCGATATCGGCGTCCACGTCGATGGCTGGCTCGCCGACACCGCGATCACCGTCGACCTGTCTGGGAATCCGGAACTCGCCGAAGCGTCCGAACAGGCGCTCGAGGCGGCGCTCGAGATCATCGAACCGGGCGTCAGTACCGGTGACATCGGAGCCGAGATCGAGGACGTGATCAACGGGTACGGCTTCAACCCCGTCGTCAACCTCACCGGACACGGACTGGGTCACTGGGAACAACACACCAGCCCGAACATCCCGAACCGCGCCGTCTCACAGGGGACGACACTCGAAGTCGGCGACGTCGTCGCGATCGAGCCCTTCGCGACCGACGGTGGCGGGAAGGTCACGGAAGGGGCCAGCGAGGAAATCTTCGCACTCGAGCGTGAGGGTTCCGTTCGGGATCGGCAGGCTCGCAACGCGCTAGAGCAGATTACCGAGGAGTTCCGCACGCTACCGTTTGCGACGCGCTGGCTCGAGACTGACCGTGCGGAGATGGCACTGCGCCGACTCAAGCGCAACAACATCGTCCACGGCTATCCAGTGCTCAAAGAGGACGATGGCTATCTCGTCAGCCAGAAAGAACACACGATCATCATCACCGAAGACGGCTGTGAAGTGACTACAGCGTAA
- a CDS encoding amidohydrolase has product MTDAADRLLVNAEIHSLSDPDTVFEAAAIRNGELVRLGDSYEIEFLEGVETDVIDCDGRVVLPGFIDAHTHMEQLGQHLVHADLSTADSADDCLESLSAQAEADPDREWVLGFGYDDSAWGGADGEPLTRADLDAVSEDRPVVAMRVDLHTASLNSVALERFADVVPDDDLHTADGEPTGVAVEDAAEAVRRELTADREELQDVLEAATQHAVERGVTGVHDKVRGSQAPRVYRDLAAHGDLPVRVRIDYWSDHLENLVDVGLMTNAGTDRVETGAIKSFSDGSIGSRTAKLQEPYADGDVDADASDSGPERGQWVVDPDDLRALVDHADDEGYQLCVHAIGDDAVEETLSALEATDDPGARRHRIEHVELATDDHIARLADAGIVASMQPNFHRWADEGGLYDQRLGDERRRRTNRFRRVLEAGVPLAFGSDCMPLDPLLGIHHAVTAPTEAQRLSVTEALRAYTHGAAYAGFDEDRLGTVEVGKRADLVVLEESPWAQADRIDEIGVAMTLVDGEVVFDGRRR; this is encoded by the coding sequence ATGACCGACGCCGCCGACCGCCTGCTCGTGAACGCGGAGATCCACTCGCTTTCGGACCCAGATACCGTCTTCGAGGCAGCCGCGATCCGCAACGGCGAACTCGTCCGTCTCGGCGACAGCTACGAGATCGAGTTCCTTGAGGGCGTCGAGACCGACGTGATCGACTGCGACGGTCGGGTGGTCCTGCCGGGCTTTATCGACGCCCACACGCACATGGAGCAACTCGGCCAGCATCTGGTCCACGCCGATCTATCGACGGCCGACAGCGCCGACGACTGTCTCGAGTCGCTCTCGGCGCAAGCCGAGGCCGACCCGGACCGTGAGTGGGTTCTCGGCTTCGGCTACGACGATAGCGCGTGGGGCGGGGCAGACGGCGAGCCGCTCACTCGAGCTGACCTCGATGCGGTCAGCGAGGATCGGCCCGTCGTCGCGATGCGCGTCGACCTCCACACCGCCTCGCTGAACTCGGTCGCGCTCGAGCGGTTCGCAGACGTGGTGCCCGATGACGACCTCCACACGGCCGACGGCGAACCGACGGGCGTGGCCGTCGAGGACGCCGCCGAAGCCGTCAGGCGCGAGTTGACTGCAGACCGCGAGGAGCTACAGGACGTACTCGAAGCGGCGACACAGCACGCGGTCGAACGCGGCGTCACCGGCGTCCACGACAAGGTTCGGGGGTCGCAAGCGCCACGCGTCTACCGCGACCTGGCGGCCCACGGCGACCTCCCGGTTCGCGTCCGAATCGATTACTGGAGCGACCACCTCGAGAACCTCGTCGACGTCGGTTTGATGACGAACGCCGGTACCGACCGCGTGGAGACGGGTGCGATCAAGTCCTTCTCCGACGGGAGCATCGGCAGTCGGACGGCGAAGCTGCAAGAGCCGTACGCGGACGGCGATGTGGACGCGGACGCGTCCGACTCGGGCCCCGAGCGCGGCCAGTGGGTCGTCGATCCCGACGACCTCCGGGCGCTCGTCGACCACGCCGACGACGAGGGGTACCAGCTCTGCGTTCACGCCATCGGCGACGACGCCGTCGAGGAGACGCTGTCGGCGCTCGAGGCCACCGACGACCCGGGCGCACGACGCCACCGGATCGAACACGTCGAACTCGCGACCGACGACCACATAGCGCGACTGGCCGACGCCGGCATCGTCGCGTCGATGCAGCCGAACTTCCACCGCTGGGCCGACGAGGGCGGCCTCTACGACCAGCGACTCGGTGACGAGCGACGGCGTCGGACGAATCGGTTTCGACGGGTGCTCGAGGCCGGCGTTCCGCTTGCATTCGGCTCGGACTGCATGCCGCTCGATCCGTTGCTCGGCATCCACCACGCGGTCACCGCGCCGACCGAGGCGCAGCGACTGTCGGTCACCGAAGCGCTGCGGGCCTATACACACGGTGCAGCCTACGCTGGCTTCGACGAGGACCGACTCGGGACCGTCGAAGTCGGGAAGCGGGCGGATCTCGTGGTGCTCGAGGAGTCACCGTGGGCGCAGGCGGATCGAATCGACGAGATTGGGGTGGCGATGACGCTGGTCGACGGCGAGGTCGTCTTCGACGGTCGTCGCCGATAA
- a CDS encoding SDR family NAD(P)-dependent oxidoreductase: MTTLEDDVIVVTGASRGLGRAMAERFAEEGARVVLTARNGEQLDAVAAELPGESLVVPADVRDSDDVERVIDRTIEAFGRLDTLVNNAGVSLLHKADHDELSDITEDEWDRVLEVNLKGVFLFTRAAVPHLYEQGHGTIINISSGLGRRAIPGAAAYVSSKWGLEGLTRATALESESYGVTVNGLDPGGRVNTDIWAHLPAAEREEILQPDVMNDAAVLLAAQGPDGVTGESMTAQEWEQRLG; this comes from the coding sequence ATGACAACACTCGAGGACGACGTGATCGTCGTCACGGGCGCGAGTCGCGGACTCGGACGCGCGATGGCCGAACGCTTCGCCGAAGAGGGCGCACGGGTCGTGCTCACTGCACGTAACGGCGAACAACTCGACGCCGTCGCCGCCGAGTTGCCGGGCGAATCGCTCGTCGTGCCGGCGGACGTCCGCGACAGCGACGACGTGGAACGGGTGATCGACCGAACGATCGAGGCGTTCGGCCGACTCGACACCCTCGTCAACAACGCGGGCGTGAGCCTGCTTCACAAAGCGGATCACGACGAACTCAGCGATATCACCGAAGATGAGTGGGACAGGGTCCTCGAGGTCAACCTCAAAGGCGTCTTCCTGTTCACCCGTGCGGCCGTCCCACACCTGTACGAGCAGGGCCACGGAACCATCATCAACATCTCCTCCGGACTCGGCCGGCGTGCGATCCCCGGCGCGGCCGCGTACGTGAGTTCGAAGTGGGGCCTCGAGGGACTCACCCGAGCGACCGCCCTCGAGAGCGAGAGCTATGGCGTCACCGTCAACGGACTCGATCCGGGCGGTCGGGTCAACACGGATATCTGGGCGCACCTCCCGGCGGCCGAACGCGAGGAGATCCTCCAGCCCGACGTAATGAACGACGCAGCGGTCTTACTGGCCGCACAGGGGCCCGACGGCGTCACCGGCGAGTCGATGACGGCCCAGGAGTGGGAACAACGCCTCGGCTGA
- a CDS encoding NRAMP family divalent metal transporter produces the protein MATESRSVGIGRIGTYAERLGPTWLAGAIAAGPATMVSLLVAGASFGYALLWVVVLSAIFGTVGQYLAMRLGLLTEAGIVDVVETHLGSFWAWVLVVDVVLAAGLAQLVIMKTVADVSATIVADTGLGIAALADPRLWGIIWAVILAAGLAGGGYRVAELGAKVLVSLVVLAFVIAAFVVPIDPTAAVAGLAPEIPAGVGGAVVAAGILGGAVHITLLTMQSYTMRARGWTDRDRDIATFDVVSSMLVAFGIYSLAVFLVAASVLPAAGVDPATISEIQAAEALGPVAGEYATWLFLAGLWGAAVSTLGGNTIVPPFLVADKLGWEQSVDDSRYRAALVFVALASAGGAFLEGAFFQLLVLVLAFGLVGTPFALAVILYLLNDTDVVSETNSHLENLGGIALFAVATILAGEFVLEEVETIGEPTSAFVVAFAGAMALAIVGLAGKYGRDRLSAN, from the coding sequence ATGGCAACCGAGTCACGATCGGTGGGAATCGGACGGATCGGAACGTACGCCGAGCGCTTGGGGCCGACGTGGCTCGCCGGCGCGATCGCGGCAGGGCCGGCGACGATGGTCAGTCTGCTCGTTGCGGGTGCGAGCTTCGGCTACGCGCTGTTGTGGGTCGTCGTCCTCTCGGCGATCTTCGGAACCGTCGGCCAGTATCTCGCGATGCGATTGGGGTTGCTCACGGAGGCTGGGATCGTCGACGTCGTCGAGACGCACCTCGGCTCGTTCTGGGCCTGGGTGCTCGTCGTCGACGTCGTATTGGCTGCGGGACTTGCCCAGCTCGTGATCATGAAAACGGTGGCCGACGTCAGCGCGACGATCGTCGCCGACACCGGACTCGGCATCGCCGCGCTGGCTGACCCCCGACTTTGGGGGATCATCTGGGCGGTGATCCTCGCAGCGGGGCTCGCCGGCGGCGGCTACCGCGTCGCCGAACTCGGTGCGAAAGTCCTCGTCTCGCTGGTCGTGCTCGCGTTCGTCATCGCCGCGTTCGTTGTTCCGATCGATCCGACCGCGGCCGTAGCCGGGCTCGCACCCGAGATTCCGGCTGGCGTCGGCGGGGCCGTCGTCGCTGCCGGCATCCTCGGCGGCGCGGTCCATATCACGCTGTTGACGATGCAAAGCTACACGATGCGCGCCCGCGGCTGGACCGATCGCGACCGTGACATCGCGACGTTCGACGTCGTGAGTTCGATGCTCGTTGCGTTCGGGATCTACAGCCTCGCCGTCTTCCTCGTCGCGGCCAGCGTGCTTCCCGCCGCTGGCGTCGATCCCGCGACGATCAGTGAGATTCAGGCCGCAGAGGCGCTCGGTCCCGTCGCCGGCGAGTACGCCACCTGGCTGTTCCTCGCTGGCCTCTGGGGAGCCGCCGTCTCGACGCTCGGCGGGAACACGATCGTGCCGCCGTTCCTCGTCGCCGACAAACTCGGTTGGGAGCAGTCCGTCGACGATTCGCGGTACCGAGCAGCCCTCGTCTTCGTCGCGCTTGCTTCCGCTGGCGGCGCGTTCCTCGAGGGCGCGTTCTTCCAGTTGCTCGTCCTTGTGCTCGCCTTCGGCCTCGTCGGCACCCCCTTTGCGCTCGCGGTGATCCTCTACTTGCTAAACGACACCGACGTCGTCTCCGAGACGAACTCCCACCTCGAGAACCTCGGCGGCATCGCGCTGTTCGCCGTCGCGACGATCCTCGCAGGCGAGTTCGTCCTCGAGGAAGTGGAGACGATCGGCGAACCGACCTCGGCGTTCGTCGTCGCCTTCGCGGGCGCGATGGCACTCGCAATCGTCGGCCTCGCCGGCAAGTACGGACGGGACCGACTCAGCGCCAACTGA